The Sporosarcina sp. Marseille-Q4943 genome includes the window GGGGGTTACAATCAAAAAGACCGTCTAAATTTGTCATTAAGTCCGACCTCTTTTCAGCTTCTTAGTAGTTTAATTTTACCATATGGAATGGTGTAGCAATCAAATAGGTTGAAAAATATTACAATATGCAATACAATACAGGTAATTAGAATACTTCTGTTCCAAATGAATAAACTAAAAAGGACCACCTAATGCTACCAACATTAGGCGGTCTGTAATAAGTAATAGCAGGTTCCCTACAAGGGGGATCAGCTCGGGTATTAAAATAATCCATCCACTATGAGCTACCCACTCAAGGATGGATTATTTTTTATGGTTAAACGACAATATAGCTACAATCAATGCTGCGAATGTGAATACGAGCATTAGTGCTTCAAATATTGTCATACGACCACCTCCCTTCTACGGGAAATGGCCGACCACCCTTGAGTCATCTATTCTATTACACTTTCAGTGTACCATACGTATGTTCTTAGCTCTATTAAAGTTCGCGCAATTTTCGTGCTATTATTAGGATTAAATCGATTAAATACATAATAGGAACACACAAAAAGGGTAATAATAAGGATGAAGTCGTTTTGTACTTACAGCACTATATACAGGAGGTCTACAAATGAATAATAATGATAGATTAATTCGTTTACGATATGCTTTAGATTTTAGTAATACAGAGATGGTAGACATTTTTAAACTTGGTGGCGTTGAAGTGACGAAAGAAGATGTGATACTGTTGCTTACAAAATCAACTGATGATGAAACGGAAAATGAAATACAAATGAAGTGTACGAATCAAATGTTGGATTCATTTTTAAATGGCCTCATTATCTATAAAAGAGGAAAGCAAGATTCAAAACCAGGCCAACCTCAAGGGCCAGCAATAACGAATGAAAGTGTTAATAATATCCTTCTAAAGAAAGTGAAAATAGCACTCGCTTTAACAAGTGAGGATATGCTTGAAATCTTAGAAGATGCAGGAATCACAATATCAAAAGGCGAATTAAGTGCTGTATTGAGAAAAGAAGGGCACAAGAATTATAAACCGTGCCTGGATCGATACGCTCGGAACTTCTTAAAAGGATTAGCTATAAAATATAGGGCCTAATGTAAGGTGCCTGGGACTGATGCAATTGCGTATTGCGTTCGTACCAGGCATTTTTATGTTGGAAGCTTAATTAACGACAACCTGCTGACGCTTCAGGTAACACTTCAGACTGCTCGGTGCCCCCATTACTACTAGTAGCAATCAGTCCAATAACCCATAGGATAGATGATAACTAGAGTCTTTATGAAAAAGGGGCGTATTATGAATAACTCACGTGTTTCAGCTGGTACGGGTCAACCAGGTATTGTTGCATTTGTT containing:
- a CDS encoding DUF1456 family protein, whose protein sequence is MNNNDRLIRLRYALDFSNTEMVDIFKLGGVEVTKEDVILLLTKSTDDETENEIQMKCTNQMLDSFLNGLIIYKRGKQDSKPGQPQGPAITNESVNNILLKKVKIALALTSEDMLEILEDAGITISKGELSAVLRKEGHKNYKPCLDRYARNFLKGLAIKYRA
- a CDS encoding putative holin-like toxin, translated to MTIFEALMLVFTFAALIVAILSFNHKK